Proteins encoded within one genomic window of Candidatus Syntrophocurvum alkaliphilum:
- a CDS encoding CoA-transferase subunit beta, giving the protein MANHEYAKQGEFKPIDLLAVAAAREVNDQDVVFAGTGLPMLAIMVAQLTTAPNACCIYEAGSVDGKPISLPSSVGDPRCIYQASIASGLSDVFGQLQRGVVDLAFLGGAEVDKYGNVNTTAMGKYGIVPEKRLTGSGGNSDINGLAKKTVFIMVQEKRRFKERVDYITSPGWKIPKWPSGEMVHKKEVYNNAYRGGPEAVITNMGVFRFDENGEMYLDTVHPGYTPEDVKESCSFDLNISRVSGETLPPTYKEIELLYNTIDPEGIFLP; this is encoded by the coding sequence ATGGCTAATCACGAATATGCAAAGCAAGGCGAATTTAAACCTATCGACCTTTTAGCAGTAGCTGCTGCTAGAGAGGTAAATGATCAAGATGTTGTGTTTGCTGGAACAGGATTACCAATGCTTGCCATAATGGTAGCACAGCTAACAACAGCTCCAAATGCCTGTTGTATATATGAGGCTGGAAGTGTAGATGGGAAACCAATATCTTTACCTAGTTCAGTTGGGGACCCACGTTGTATATATCAAGCATCAATCGCTTCTGGGCTGTCAGATGTTTTTGGTCAGCTACAAAGAGGTGTTGTTGATTTAGCATTCTTAGGTGGAGCAGAAGTTGATAAATATGGAAATGTTAATACAACAGCTATGGGTAAATATGGCATAGTTCCCGAAAAACGCTTAACTGGTAGTGGTGGTAATTCAGACATCAACGGTTTAGCAAAGAAAACTGTCTTTATAATGGTACAAGAAAAACGCCGTTTTAAAGAAAGAGTTGATTATATTACATCACCTGGTTGGAAAATACCAAAATGGCCATCAGGCGAAATGGTTCATAAAAAAGAAGTTTATAACAATGCTTATAGAGGTGGACCAGAAGCTGTAATTACTAACATGGGAGTATTTAGATTTGATGAAAACGGAGAAATGTATCTAGATACAGTTCATCCAGGCTATACTCCTGAAGATGTAAAAGAAAGCTGTAGTTTTGATTTAAATATTTCTAGAGTAAGTGGGGAAACATTACCACCTACCTATAAAGAAATAGAACTACTTTATAATACTATAGACCCCGAAGGAATTTTCCTACCTTAA
- a CDS encoding CoA transferase subunit A: MAKVQKVSIQEAVSQIKDGDMLTFSGFTIWRRPMAAIYEMIRQGKKDLHLVEVNGGTHSDLLIGAGCVKIWESCWIGHELFGKIGGNLSRKAENGEVVIEDYSHVQILYRMAAGALGIPYMPTYASLGTDMLNPEYDHLGKLGLRDGSNPKIPKKKYEIAKDPFYGSELVHIPACNPDWCIAFVQMVGEEGTVRVEGQLYSDEEAIKASDNVIIVAEQVVTEDYIRREPSKNLIAPHQIDYIVELPWGAHPTGCFGCYETDGAFLSNFFSSTRTQEGLDAWVDEWVFGVKDFNEYLSKVGFERLETIRANPALGYSTKVKRGKR; this comes from the coding sequence ATGGCCAAGGTACAGAAGGTTAGTATTCAAGAGGCTGTCAGTCAAATTAAAGATGGCGATATGCTGACATTTAGTGGTTTTACTATTTGGAGAAGACCAATGGCGGCAATCTATGAAATGATTAGGCAGGGTAAAAAGGATCTTCATTTAGTAGAAGTAAATGGGGGTACACACAGTGATCTATTAATAGGTGCTGGGTGTGTAAAAATTTGGGAATCATGTTGGATAGGACATGAGCTATTTGGAAAAATAGGTGGAAATCTATCCAGAAAAGCTGAAAATGGCGAAGTTGTAATTGAAGACTACAGTCACGTACAAATACTATATCGTATGGCGGCAGGTGCTTTAGGAATACCTTATATGCCGACTTATGCTAGTTTAGGTACAGATATGTTAAATCCAGAGTATGATCACTTAGGAAAATTAGGCTTAAGAGATGGCTCAAACCCAAAAATACCAAAGAAAAAATACGAAATTGCTAAAGACCCCTTTTATGGAAGTGAATTAGTGCATATACCAGCATGTAACCCAGATTGGTGTATAGCTTTTGTACAGATGGTGGGTGAAGAAGGAACAGTAAGAGTTGAAGGACAGCTTTACAGTGATGAAGAAGCGATAAAAGCTTCAGATAATGTAATAATTGTAGCAGAGCAAGTTGTAACAGAAGACTATATAAGACGTGAGCCAAGTAAAAACTTAATCGCACCACACCAGATAGACTATATAGTTGAATTACCGTGGGGAGCTCATCCTACTGGATGCTTTGGTTGTTATGAAACCGATGGAGCATTCTTAAGCAACTTCTTTAGTTCGACTAGAACTCAAGAAGGCCTTGATGCTTGGGTTGATGAGTGGGTATTTGGTGTAAAGGACTTTAATGAATATCTAAGTAAAGTAGGATTTGAAAGACTTGAAACTATTAGGGCTAACCCTGCGCTCGGTTATTCAACTAAGGTTAAAAGGGGGAAAAGATAA
- the fdhD gene encoding formate dehydrogenase accessory sulfurtransferase FdhD: MGDKIRGMEIFRYKDNEANTFEDVLVEEKPLTIYLNDNELVTLLCTPDYLAELTVGFLTAEGFIKKREDLSEIEVDKEKGLAYVTSKNENVIAEKSFMKRYITTGCGKGTTFFNAVDAMIIKRPDEGYKISVQEIIGLMRDFQKNSDLFKLTGGVHSAALCTNKESLIVREDIGRHNAIDKIAGRCFLDDIYLNNKIILTSGRISSEVMLKIAKMGVGIIASRSAPTAMAVDFAKELGITVIGFVRGQRFNLYSHPERVYSE; the protein is encoded by the coding sequence ATGGGTGATAAAATAAGGGGTATGGAAATATTTCGATATAAAGACAATGAGGCAAATACATTTGAAGATGTACTAGTTGAAGAAAAGCCTTTAACTATATATTTGAATGATAATGAGCTAGTTACTTTGCTGTGTACTCCTGATTACTTAGCAGAACTAACTGTAGGTTTTTTGACAGCAGAAGGATTTATTAAAAAAAGAGAGGATTTATCTGAAATTGAAGTAGATAAAGAAAAAGGATTAGCTTATGTCACTAGCAAAAATGAGAATGTAATAGCAGAAAAAAGCTTCATGAAGCGTTATATAACTACTGGATGTGGCAAGGGAACGACCTTTTTTAATGCTGTTGATGCTATGATAATAAAAAGACCTGATGAGGGCTACAAGATTTCTGTTCAAGAAATAATTGGTTTGATGAGAGATTTTCAAAAAAACTCAGATTTATTCAAGCTAACAGGTGGTGTACATAGTGCAGCATTGTGTACTAATAAAGAGTCTTTAATAGTTAGAGAAGATATAGGAAGACATAATGCCATTGATAAGATTGCTGGAAGGTGTTTTTTAGACGATATATATCTTAATAATAAAATAATTTTAACAAGTGGAAGAATATCATCAGAAGTAATGCTAAAAATAGCTAAAATGGGAGTAGGTATAATAGCTTCACGTTCAGCTCCAACTGCAATGGCGGTGGATTTTGCTAAAGAACTAGGGATTACTGTAATTGGCTTTGTGCGTGGACAGCGTTTTAATTTATATTCACATCCTGAGAGAGTTTATTCTGAATAG
- a CDS encoding rhodanese-like domain-containing protein, whose protein sequence is MRIRLDDKDIITVEDLNKQIKNNKKMKIIDVRIPEQYNASHIPNAINIPLKNITNQCMVLNKNEEIVVYCNGGNSGSKAQNLLLDKGFIRVYNLEGGHRKWLNFNNK, encoded by the coding sequence ATGCGTATTAGACTTGATGATAAAGATATTATAACTGTAGAGGATCTAAATAAACAGATTAAAAATAATAAAAAAATGAAAATTATTGATGTTCGTATTCCTGAACAATATAATGCTAGTCATATACCTAATGCTATTAATATTCCTCTTAAAAATATAACTAATCAATGTATGGTTTTAAATAAAAATGAAGAAATAGTAGTTTATTGTAATGGTGGAAATAGTGGAAGTAAAGCACAAAATTTGCTTCTAGATAAAGGTTTTATAAGAGTATATAATTTAGAAGGTGGACATAGGAAATGGTTAAATTTTAACAATAAGTAA
- a CDS encoding ArsR/SmtB family transcription factor: MTSFENIFKALGEPTRMRIVKLMVSVDRVCVCELQEIMNISQPRISQHLKILKQANLVTEQREGQRRVCTFNREYFNEIISQFNQFLDTSLDELNDYESEAIKIKDLSLGTNCTN, encoded by the coding sequence ATGACGTCATTTGAAAATATTTTTAAAGCTCTAGGTGAACCTACACGCATGAGAATAGTTAAGTTAATGGTAAGTGTTGATAGAGTGTGTGTTTGTGAGCTCCAAGAAATTATGAACATAAGTCAGCCTCGAATTTCACAACATTTAAAAATTTTAAAACAAGCTAATTTAGTAACAGAGCAACGAGAAGGTCAAAGAAGGGTATGTACCTTTAACAGAGAATATTTTAATGAAATTATTAGTCAGTTTAATCAATTTTTAGATACTTCTTTAGATGAACTTAATGATTATGAAAGTGAAGCAATTAAAATTAAAGACTTGTCCTTAGGTACTAACTGTACAAATTAA
- a CDS encoding sodium:solute symporter family protein, whose translation MKYELLLAILLAYICVTILLAYIAYKRTKSSTDYLIAGGQTHPFLMAMAYGSTFISTAAIVGFGGAAGVYGLSLLWLTFCTVFFGIFIAFVVYGKKTLYIGRILGAQTFPELMGLRYNSTFIQKFSALVISLAMPLYAAAVIIGAGRFLEQIAAINYTSAILIFAVVVAAYVISGGLKGVFYNDALQGTIMFVGMLILIIVTYNNLGGITAAHQALTNISTMVPENLAASGHQGWTSMPAFGSEIWWVVVSTLVLGVGIGVLAQPQLIVRYLTVKGPKQLNQAVVIGGVFTFFMTGVAFVVGALSNVYFMETLGKISLFAVVDPISGVPNIDNIIPLYVSSAMPEWFGYLFMLTLLAAAMSTLSSQFHVIGTSLCHDLFNYSSLTINRLAIIASLLISVYLALKLPLSIIAIATAIFFGICAATFLPAYTAALFWPRATKIGVIASMLSGFSISVLWMTFVHANEATALGISKILFGRDTLLEFPWVVVDPIVISLPLSAVVLIMVSLITVSEQPSHTRSLSK comes from the coding sequence GTGAAATACGAATTATTACTAGCTATTTTATTAGCTTATATATGTGTAACAATATTACTTGCTTATATAGCTTACAAAAGAACAAAGTCATCCACTGATTATCTAATCGCAGGTGGACAAACACATCCATTTTTAATGGCTATGGCTTATGGCTCTACATTCATTAGTACTGCTGCAATAGTTGGATTTGGGGGTGCTGCTGGTGTATATGGTCTTAGTCTTCTTTGGTTAACATTTTGTACTGTTTTTTTCGGTATATTTATAGCCTTCGTTGTTTATGGTAAAAAAACATTATATATAGGAAGAATTTTAGGTGCTCAAACCTTTCCTGAATTAATGGGATTAAGATATAATTCTACATTTATACAAAAGTTTTCAGCTTTAGTAATATCGTTAGCTATGCCTTTATATGCTGCGGCTGTTATTATTGGTGCAGGTCGCTTTTTAGAACAAATCGCAGCTATAAACTATACTTCTGCTATTTTGATATTTGCGGTAGTAGTTGCGGCCTATGTTATTTCCGGTGGTTTAAAAGGTGTATTTTATAATGACGCATTACAGGGAACCATTATGTTTGTAGGTATGTTAATTTTAATTATAGTAACTTACAACAATCTTGGAGGAATAACTGCTGCTCATCAAGCATTAACCAATATATCAACAATGGTTCCAGAAAATCTAGCCGCTTCTGGACACCAGGGTTGGACTTCTATGCCTGCATTTGGCTCCGAAATATGGTGGGTTGTTGTTTCTACATTAGTTCTTGGAGTAGGTATTGGGGTTTTAGCTCAACCACAATTAATAGTTAGATACTTAACTGTCAAAGGACCTAAGCAACTTAATCAAGCGGTAGTTATTGGTGGAGTGTTTACTTTCTTCATGACTGGAGTAGCTTTCGTTGTTGGAGCTTTAAGTAATGTATATTTTATGGAAACACTAGGCAAAATTTCTTTGTTTGCAGTGGTTGATCCAATATCAGGAGTCCCTAACATAGATAATATAATACCGCTTTATGTTAGTTCTGCCATGCCAGAATGGTTTGGATATTTATTTATGTTAACTTTATTAGCTGCTGCAATGTCAACATTAAGTAGCCAGTTCCATGTTATCGGAACATCTTTGTGCCATGATTTATTTAACTATTCAAGTTTAACAATAAACCGCTTAGCCATCATTGCTAGTTTACTTATTTCGGTTTATTTGGCTTTAAAGCTCCCACTAAGTATTATTGCTATTGCTACAGCTATATTTTTTGGTATATGTGCAGCTACATTCTTACCAGCTTATACTGCGGCACTGTTTTGGCCTAGAGCTACAAAGATTGGAGTAATAGCTAGTATGCTATCAGGATTTAGTATAAGTGTTTTATGGATGACTTTTGTTCACGCTAATGAAGCAACTGCATTAGGAATTAGTAAAATACTTTTTGGCAGAGATACACTCTTAGAATTCCCCTGGGTAGTTGTAGATCCGATAGTTATTAGTTTACCTCTATCAGCAGTAGTATTAATAATGGTAAGCTTAATAACTGTATCTGAACAACCTAGTCATACTAGAAGTTTATCAAAATAA
- a CDS encoding symporter small accessory protein produces MLGLESLLILCAYILSITSCGLCVIYGIKNWNENN; encoded by the coding sequence ATGCTTGGTTTAGAGTCATTATTAATTCTTTGTGCTTATATCTTATCTATAACATCATGTGGATTATGTGTTATTTATGGAATTAAAAACTGGAATGAAAATAATTAA
- a CDS encoding aminotransferase class V-fold PLP-dependent enzyme, with product MSLYMDHSATSWPKPEMVYEKINDYLRYNGASPGRGGHKKSVAAGRLVEQTRKDLANFFNIEDSSRLVFSSNATEAINICLKGILNSGDHVIISSMEHNSVLRPLWALCQKGIELSIIECSQNGELDPQKVKSQIKSNTRLICVLHSSNVTGTILPIKEIGNVAKEHEILFMLDTAQTAGVIPIDVIEFNLDILTFTGHKGLLGLQGTGGFYLRSGVEIRSWLEGGTGSASESHAQPEEMPDKFESGTANTPGIVGLGAGVRFIEEVGLEKIQKHEESLIEALIIGLKDIENVILYGPLDPTRQSAVLSFNIKNVDCSVVSHLLDNVYDISCRAGLHCAPLAHKTIGTFPSGSCRLSPGYFHTLEDINKVVGAIFDIEKMYR from the coding sequence TTGAGTTTATATATGGATCATTCAGCTACTTCATGGCCTAAACCGGAGATGGTATATGAGAAAATAAATGATTACTTAAGATATAATGGTGCTAGCCCTGGAAGAGGAGGTCATAAAAAATCAGTTGCAGCGGGACGGCTAGTCGAGCAAACTCGTAAGGATCTAGCTAATTTTTTTAATATAGAGGATTCCTCAAGATTAGTATTTAGTAGTAATGCAACAGAAGCAATTAATATTTGTTTAAAGGGAATCTTAAATTCAGGGGATCACGTAATTATAAGCAGCATGGAGCATAATTCTGTACTACGTCCTTTATGGGCACTATGTCAAAAAGGGATAGAACTTTCTATTATAGAGTGCTCACAGAACGGGGAGCTTGATCCTCAAAAAGTTAAATCCCAAATCAAGAGTAATACTAGGCTAATTTGTGTTTTGCATTCTTCTAATGTGACTGGTACTATTCTACCAATTAAGGAAATAGGGAATGTTGCTAAAGAACACGAAATCCTATTTATGCTTGATACAGCTCAGACAGCTGGTGTTATTCCCATTGATGTAATTGAATTTAATTTAGATATTTTAACTTTTACAGGTCATAAAGGTTTACTTGGTTTACAAGGAACAGGAGGCTTTTATTTACGATCTGGAGTTGAAATTCGATCTTGGTTAGAAGGGGGGACGGGCTCTGCTTCAGAAAGCCATGCCCAGCCAGAAGAAATGCCTGATAAATTTGAAAGTGGTACTGCTAACACCCCTGGAATTGTGGGGTTAGGTGCGGGTGTTAGATTCATTGAGGAAGTAGGGCTTGAAAAAATACAAAAACACGAAGAAAGTTTAATTGAAGCATTAATTATAGGTTTAAAAGATATAGAAAATGTTATTTTATATGGGCCTTTAGATCCAACCAGACAATCTGCTGTATTATCATTTAATATAAAAAATGTTGATTGTAGTGTTGTAAGTCACTTGCTTGATAATGTTTATGACATTTCATGTCGAGCAGGGTTACATTGTGCACCTTTAGCTCATAAAACTATTGGAACTTTTCCCAGTGGATCATGTCGATTAAGTCCTGGATATTTTCACACTTTGGAAGATATAAATAAAGTAGTGGGAGCTATTTTTGATATAGAGAAAATGTATCGTTAA